One Centroberyx gerrardi isolate f3 chromosome 2, fCenGer3.hap1.cur.20231027, whole genome shotgun sequence DNA window includes the following coding sequences:
- the tpm2 gene encoding tropomyosin beta chain isoform X2 yields the protein MEAIKKKMQMLKLDKENAIDRAEQAEGDKKGAEDKCKQLEEELLGLQKKLKGVEDELDKYSESLKDAQEKLEQAEKKAADAEAEVASLNRRIQLVEEELDRAQERLATALQKLEEAEKAADESERGMKVIENRATKDEEKMEIQEMQLKEAKHIAEEADRKYEEVARKLVILEGDLERSEERAEVAEAKSGDLEEELKNVTNNLKSLEAQSDKYSQKEDKYEEEIKVLTDKLKEAETRAEFAERSVAKLEKTIDDLEEKLAQAKEENLDMHQVLDQTLLELNNL from the exons ATGGAGGCCATCAAGAAGAAAATGCAGATGCTGAAGCTGGATAAGGAGAATGCTATTGACCGGGCAGAGCAGGCTGAGGGGGACAAAAAGGGGGCAGAGGACAAATGTAAACAG CTGGAAGAGGAGCTGCTGGGCCTGCAGAAGAAGCTGAAGGGCGTGGAGGACGAGTTGGACAAATACTCGGAGTCGCTGAAGGATGCCCAGGAGAAGCTGGAGCAGGCGGAGAAGAAGGCAGCAGAC GCTGAGGCGGAGGTGGCTTCTCTAAACAGGCGCATccagctggtggaggaggagttgGACCGAGCTCAGGAGAGACTGGCCACCGCTCTGCAAAAGCTGGAGGAGGCGGAGAAAGCCGCAGACGAGAGCGAGAG AGGAATGAAGGTCATAGAGAACAGAGCCACAAAAGacgaggagaagatggagatcCAGGAGATGCAGCTGAAGGAGGCCAAACACATCGCGGAGGAGGCTGACCGCAAATATGAAGAG gtcgcCCGTAAGCTGGTGATCCTGGAGGGCGATCTGGAGCGTTCAGAGGAGCGTGCCGAGGTGGCCGAGGC TAAATCAGGTGACCTTGAGGAAGAGTTGAAAAATGTCACCAACAACTTGAAGTCTCTGGAGGCCCAGTCTGACAAG TACTCACAAAAGGAGGACAAATATGAAGAGGAAATTAAAGTTCTTACTGACAAACTTAAAGAG GCTGAGACCCGTGCTGAGTTCGCAGAGAGGTCTGTGGCCAAGCTGGAGAAGACCATTGACGATTTGGAAG
- the tpm2 gene encoding tropomyosin beta chain isoform X1: protein MEAIKKKMQMLKLDKENAIDRAEQAEGDKKGAEDKCKQLEEELLGLQKKLKGVEDELDKYSESLKDAQEKLEQAEKKAADAEAEVASLNRRIQLVEEELDRAQERLATALQKLEEAEKAADESERGMKVIENRATKDEEKMEIQEMQLKEAKHIAEEADRKYEEVARKLVILEGDLERSEERAEVAEAKSGDLEEELKNVTNNLKSLEAQSDKYSQKEDKYEEEIKVLTDKLKEAETRAEFAERSVAKLEKTIDDLEDEVYAQKLKGKALSEELDLALNDMTTL, encoded by the exons ATGGAGGCCATCAAGAAGAAAATGCAGATGCTGAAGCTGGATAAGGAGAATGCTATTGACCGGGCAGAGCAGGCTGAGGGGGACAAAAAGGGGGCAGAGGACAAATGTAAACAG CTGGAAGAGGAGCTGCTGGGCCTGCAGAAGAAGCTGAAGGGCGTGGAGGACGAGTTGGACAAATACTCGGAGTCGCTGAAGGATGCCCAGGAGAAGCTGGAGCAGGCGGAGAAGAAGGCAGCAGAC GCTGAGGCGGAGGTGGCTTCTCTAAACAGGCGCATccagctggtggaggaggagttgGACCGAGCTCAGGAGAGACTGGCCACCGCTCTGCAAAAGCTGGAGGAGGCGGAGAAAGCCGCAGACGAGAGCGAGAG AGGAATGAAGGTCATAGAGAACAGAGCCACAAAAGacgaggagaagatggagatcCAGGAGATGCAGCTGAAGGAGGCCAAACACATCGCGGAGGAGGCTGACCGCAAATATGAAGAG gtcgcCCGTAAGCTGGTGATCCTGGAGGGCGATCTGGAGCGTTCAGAGGAGCGTGCCGAGGTGGCCGAGGC TAAATCAGGTGACCTTGAGGAAGAGTTGAAAAATGTCACCAACAACTTGAAGTCTCTGGAGGCCCAGTCTGACAAG TACTCACAAAAGGAGGACAAATATGAAGAGGAAATTAAAGTTCTTACTGACAAACTTAAAGAG GCTGAGACCCGTGCTGAGTTCGCAGAGAGGTCTGTGGCCAAGCTGGAGAAGACCATTGACGATTTGGAAG acGAAGTGTATGCTCAGAAGCTGAAGGGCAAGGCTCTCAGCGAGGAGCTGGACCTGGCCCTCAACGACATGACCACACTCTAG
- the tpm2 gene encoding tropomyosin beta chain isoform X3, with protein sequence MEAIKKKMQMLKLDKENAIDRAEQAEGDKKGAEDKCKQLEEELLGLQKKLKGVEDELDKYSESLKDAQEKLEQAEKKAADAEAEVASLNRRIQLVEEELDRAQERLATALQKLEEAEKAADESERGMKVIENRATKDEEKMEIQEMQLKEAKHIAEEADRKYEEVARKLVILEGDLERSEERAEVAEARVRELEEELRLMDQNLKSMMSGEDEYSQKEDKYEEEIKVLTDKLKEAETRAEFAERSVAKLEKTIDDLEDEVYAQKLKGKALSEELDLALNDMTTL encoded by the exons ATGGAGGCCATCAAGAAGAAAATGCAGATGCTGAAGCTGGATAAGGAGAATGCTATTGACCGGGCAGAGCAGGCTGAGGGGGACAAAAAGGGGGCAGAGGACAAATGTAAACAG CTGGAAGAGGAGCTGCTGGGCCTGCAGAAGAAGCTGAAGGGCGTGGAGGACGAGTTGGACAAATACTCGGAGTCGCTGAAGGATGCCCAGGAGAAGCTGGAGCAGGCGGAGAAGAAGGCAGCAGAC GCTGAGGCGGAGGTGGCTTCTCTAAACAGGCGCATccagctggtggaggaggagttgGACCGAGCTCAGGAGAGACTGGCCACCGCTCTGCAAAAGCTGGAGGAGGCGGAGAAAGCCGCAGACGAGAGCGAGAG AGGAATGAAGGTCATAGAGAACAGAGCCACAAAAGacgaggagaagatggagatcCAGGAGATGCAGCTGAAGGAGGCCAAACACATCGCGGAGGAGGCTGACCGCAAATATGAAGAG gtcgcCCGTAAGCTGGTGATCCTGGAGGGCGATCTGGAGCGTTCAGAGGAGCGTGCCGAGGTGGCCGAGGC TCGCGtcagggagctggaggaggagcttaGACTTATGGACCAGAATTTGAAGTCCATGATGTCCGGAGAGGATGAG TACTCACAAAAGGAGGACAAATATGAAGAGGAAATTAAAGTTCTTACTGACAAACTTAAAGAG GCTGAGACCCGTGCTGAGTTCGCAGAGAGGTCTGTGGCCAAGCTGGAGAAGACCATTGACGATTTGGAAG acGAAGTGTATGCTCAGAAGCTGAAGGGCAAGGCTCTCAGCGAGGAGCTGGACCTGGCCCTCAACGACATGACCACACTCTAG
- the tpm2 gene encoding tropomyosin beta chain isoform X4, translating to MEAIKKKMQMLKLDKENAIDRAEQAEGDKKGAEDKCKQLEEELLGLQKKLKGVEDELDKYSESLKDAQEKLEQAEKKAADAEAEVASLNRRIQLVEEELDRAQERLATALQKLEEAEKAADESERGMKVIENRATKDEEKMEIQEMQLKEAKHIAEEADRKYEEVARKLVILEGDLERSEERAEVAEARVRELEEELRLMDQNLKSMMSGEDEYSQKEDKYEEEIKVLTDKLKEAETRAEFAERSVAKLEKTIDDLEEKLAQAKEENLDMHQVLDQTLLELNNL from the exons ATGGAGGCCATCAAGAAGAAAATGCAGATGCTGAAGCTGGATAAGGAGAATGCTATTGACCGGGCAGAGCAGGCTGAGGGGGACAAAAAGGGGGCAGAGGACAAATGTAAACAG CTGGAAGAGGAGCTGCTGGGCCTGCAGAAGAAGCTGAAGGGCGTGGAGGACGAGTTGGACAAATACTCGGAGTCGCTGAAGGATGCCCAGGAGAAGCTGGAGCAGGCGGAGAAGAAGGCAGCAGAC GCTGAGGCGGAGGTGGCTTCTCTAAACAGGCGCATccagctggtggaggaggagttgGACCGAGCTCAGGAGAGACTGGCCACCGCTCTGCAAAAGCTGGAGGAGGCGGAGAAAGCCGCAGACGAGAGCGAGAG AGGAATGAAGGTCATAGAGAACAGAGCCACAAAAGacgaggagaagatggagatcCAGGAGATGCAGCTGAAGGAGGCCAAACACATCGCGGAGGAGGCTGACCGCAAATATGAAGAG gtcgcCCGTAAGCTGGTGATCCTGGAGGGCGATCTGGAGCGTTCAGAGGAGCGTGCCGAGGTGGCCGAGGC TCGCGtcagggagctggaggaggagcttaGACTTATGGACCAGAATTTGAAGTCCATGATGTCCGGAGAGGATGAG TACTCACAAAAGGAGGACAAATATGAAGAGGAAATTAAAGTTCTTACTGACAAACTTAAAGAG GCTGAGACCCGTGCTGAGTTCGCAGAGAGGTCTGTGGCCAAGCTGGAGAAGACCATTGACGATTTGGAAG